In the genome of Erpetoichthys calabaricus chromosome 18, fErpCal1.3, whole genome shotgun sequence, the window CTAGTCGGTTGGAGAAGTCCGTGTTTTAGATGAGTTGTGTTTCCATTGGCGATTTTGGTGTGAAAACTTGTACATCAGATCAAAGATCGGCGCGGTGTTTGGCGCTAGTCTGACGTGAACGTACTTTCGAACAGCGCTGGTCAGGTGGCGTAATGGAAGCTCGAAGACCAGGGGCTTATGGCCGTGAATGCCAAATATCGGGCCAAAGACATGTACGCAGAAAGTGCAGAAAGTGACACGCAGGAGTCGGTATAGCTGTGAGGAATCATTGCTAAGCACGGAGCAACACTACTACCCTTATAATAATggatttattacaaaaatcaaaacattaagagagagagagagtgatttCCTATAGAATTGGAGGAGCAATTTTCGGTTTGTTAAATTATTTGGCATGTATatcttaaagaaaatattttccatTCAATTACTAACCtagttaattttgttatttagCACAAATGTAGCATTTTACTTTTTCGGGGTTTAAAATGTAACtacaatattttagatttttttaatgtgtttaaaattGTTTCGCGCAATGTGATAAAGCTACAAAGTCGAAGACAAAAAAACATCATAAGTGCTAAAAAAACAATCGATTGACAATTCTTTAATTATACTTTCTGCCTTTCGGTGTGACGATATAAAGATGTGAAAAGTAATGTCAACTAAATATAACTTTTACAATTCAATTGAAATTAGGGCAAATGTACTAAGAAGCATAAGACCAGACACGTATACAGTAGTTCCTAATACAAACACAAGAGAAATGGCAAACACCATCCATTTCAAATAAAACCACACATTTCTGTAAAACCATTATGGTTCAGCAAAGCAATACCGTAAGAGGAACCATTTTTTGTTCTCCAAAAGAAGCACCCACGGCTCCAGAAAGAACTTTGTTTGTATTTAGGTCTGTAACAGGTTTCATAAATATGGTAACAAATGTGTGAAATATCAACGGCCTCCTGAAAGGCCTCTTGCTGtatacactgtaaaaataaaatgatcaatttacggtaaaaaaaaaacctggctgCTGTGGTTGGCAGAATTTGACCGTAAAAAATAAGGTTACTATATTTTTAAGGTCTACGGTATAACTTAGTAAGTTCACTGATGTGCTGCGTTCTTCAGGGTTACTGTCACTCAGTACTTATCCACCGCCAGACTCTCGGTTCCTTGCATTTTGACACACTGTCGGATTGTTTCAGTCCCCGACTGCAATATCCGTAAAATGAGAGCTTTTATGGTAGGTGCAGACTCTCGGAAACTGGAAATATATGAATGAGCACCAGTTTCAatctattaaattaatttaaaaaatgtgtaagtgTGCGATCCGTGAGATGTTGATCGGGGACACACGCACCGAATTCAGCTGATATTGTTCTAGgcaggttttctttattttatagatttatttcTACAGAAACGTAACACCCAGAATTTTTGGCTTTCCATTTTCTCTCTACTGCAaccttagaatgcagattcttaaAACCTTTTAAAGTTCACTGAAATATTATCAACTTCGAAATTTGGAACCATGAACAATGCGACTAATTTATATGAACATTTTATCTATAAAACATAGTTATACAAATGAGTTAATGAGATTAGCCAATTTtaaatcttagcattctaaagGTTCATTGAAGTGTTATGGTGTGTTGGAGACCACAGTTTGTGGCTACAGTCCGTGCAAGCTCTAGACAGTTTCTCTAGACAGCAGTTTAAGGAGGACTTAGCGATTAACTAGTGTTTTGGGGTGCACGAAAATTACAAAGAATTGGTTACGATGGGTTTTAAGAAACGCTCCTAAATTATCGATCGATTTCAATATTCCTATGGTTACGAGGAAACGAAACCCAGGTCGGTTTTACCTTTTTGCTATGCAGCAAGCGTCACAACTGAGGGACTTCAGAATTGCCTTCCGAAGAGCAAAACTTCCTAAGATGTACAGTGAGGGCGTAGATAGAGGGTTGATGCGAATCAATGCAAGAAAAGGATCCACTGCATTATTTCTGTATCTGTAACAGTAAGACGTCAGTCCACACAAAGAGAGGTTGATAAAAGCTGGAGTCCAAAAAGCGAGGAAGCACATAGTCACTGCTATGATCAGCAGTAAGGAGGACCGTTTACCGTCGTTCTCGGGACTTGATTCTCTCTGCAGCTGGTAGTGTGCAATTAGATAGAGCTTAATGTTCAGTACCAGCATCAAAATCACCGCAATAACCTGGATGCCTAAAGTGCTAACCGCATTATAAATCATAGCTATCTGCCACGGCACTAAGTTCAGAAAAAGtactatta includes:
- the LOC127526232 gene encoding G-protein coupled receptor 183-like, which translates into the protein MTVPLAVNFDNIGDYFIFAFHVLLATCTVLVAGAVVVAILGSKSLRTENRFIFMLSTSISDTLSGFGWFYVGLFDVKESFPQRNGTYFVLPTLLGVNFITILTAQIDRYVAVSYPFFYTSKVTLRVVIGICIFIWVFNYLIVLFLNLVPWQIAMIYNAVSTLGIQVIAVILMLVLNIKLYLIAHYQLQRESSPENDGKRSSLLLIIAVTMCFLAFWTPAFINLSLCGLTSYCYRYRNNAVDPFLALIRINPLSTPSLYILGSFALRKAILKSLSCDACCIAKR